One window of Thermocoleostomius sinensis A174 genomic DNA carries:
- the cax gene encoding calcium/proton exchanger has product MSVKNLISFGLLIFIPISIAAEQLGWGALTVFITSAIAIVPLAIWLSTATEEVAVVAGPSIGGLLNALFGNATELIIALVALREGLVDIVKASITGTIVSNLLLVMGLSMLLGGLRYKEQEFQPVVARVNGSTMTLAVTALVLPALVVSTSGVNETEISKLSIAAAVILAVVYVLSLVFSLKTHSYLYDVGVVDLEERSDEATGEHIEAHKPNLWLWLGVLVVSTIAVAFESEIFVGAVEEATAGLGLSSLFTGVILLPLVGGAAEYVTAVRVALKNNMDLSVSVAMGSSLLVALLVAPILIVVGQLIGQPMDLNFNLFEVVAVTIAVLLANLISLDGRSNWLEGVLLLATYAVLGAAFYFHPVAEELAQLL; this is encoded by the coding sequence ATGTCAGTCAAAAACCTAATTTCATTTGGCTTGCTAATTTTTATCCCCATTTCGATCGCCGCTGAGCAGTTGGGCTGGGGGGCGCTTACGGTGTTCATTACGTCGGCTATTGCTATTGTGCCGCTGGCTATTTGGCTGAGTACGGCAACTGAGGAAGTGGCGGTTGTTGCGGGACCATCGATCGGCGGGCTGTTGAATGCGTTGTTTGGGAATGCCACAGAATTGATCATCGCGCTGGTGGCCCTCCGGGAAGGACTGGTAGATATTGTCAAAGCCAGTATCACAGGCACGATCGTCAGCAACTTGCTGCTGGTAATGGGACTATCGATGCTGTTGGGCGGCTTGCGCTATAAAGAACAAGAATTTCAACCAGTGGTGGCACGGGTCAATGGCTCTACGATGACACTTGCCGTTACAGCCCTAGTTTTACCAGCCTTGGTGGTGTCTACCTCTGGCGTTAACGAAACAGAAATTAGCAAACTATCGATCGCCGCTGCTGTGATTTTGGCAGTTGTTTATGTGTTGAGTCTGGTATTTTCCTTAAAAACCCACAGCTATTTATACGACGTAGGCGTGGTTGATCTGGAGGAACGATCGGACGAGGCAACCGGGGAGCATATTGAAGCCCACAAGCCCAATCTCTGGTTGTGGCTAGGGGTACTAGTGGTATCCACGATCGCCGTTGCTTTCGAGTCGGAAATTTTTGTGGGGGCAGTCGAGGAAGCGACGGCTGGTTTGGGTCTATCCTCACTATTTACAGGCGTCATTTTGTTGCCGCTGGTGGGTGGAGCCGCCGAGTACGTAACAGCAGTCCGGGTGGCGCTGAAAAACAATATGGATCTGTCGGTGTCGGTCGCTATGGGATCGAGTTTGTTGGTGGCGCTGTTGGTGGCTCCTATCTTAATTGTGGTTGGGCAACTTATTGGTCAACCAATGGACTTGAACTTCAATTTGTTTGAGGTGGTAGCTGTCACGATTGCAGTGCTTCTCGCGAACTTGATCAGCTTAGATGGGCGATCGAACTGGTTAGAAGGGGTGTTGTTGCTGGCCACCTATGCGGTACTGGGAGCGGCTTTCTATTTTCATCCGGTTGCCGAAGAACTGGCCCAACTCCTTTAA
- a CDS encoding glutamine amidotransferase-related protein — MKRILVIVHQETSDSGLVGQVLHEFGYQIDRCCPAIGQTLPTIEPYDGAIVFGGPMSANDDTSLDFIRRELDWIPTVLTAQKPYLGICLGAQLLARVLGATVAPHADDRREIGYTNICPVDLPHNPIASLNQVYQWHREGFTLASGAVLLATGEVFPHQAFCYDDTAYGLQFHPEITREMIDRWTTQAADQMGLPDAQPRAEQQKYHAVYAVAVEAWLRKFLLQWLNVAGDKEATEDSSARLPAPANDSPS, encoded by the coding sequence GTGAAACGCATTTTGGTGATTGTGCATCAGGAAACATCGGATTCTGGGTTGGTAGGACAAGTACTGCATGAGTTCGGCTACCAGATTGATCGATGTTGTCCGGCGATCGGTCAAACGTTGCCCACGATTGAGCCATATGATGGGGCGATTGTGTTTGGCGGGCCCATGAGCGCCAACGATGATACATCACTGGACTTTATTCGCCGAGAATTAGATTGGATTCCAACAGTATTAACTGCACAGAAGCCCTACTTGGGGATTTGTTTAGGTGCTCAACTATTGGCACGAGTATTAGGGGCAACCGTGGCTCCTCATGCTGACGATCGGCGGGAAATTGGCTATACCAACATTTGCCCGGTGGACTTGCCGCACAACCCCATCGCTTCTCTGAACCAGGTGTATCAGTGGCACAGGGAAGGGTTTACTCTAGCATCAGGAGCCGTACTGCTGGCGACAGGGGAGGTCTTTCCCCATCAAGCCTTTTGCTATGATGACACCGCCTATGGATTACAGTTTCATCCCGAAATTACCCGCGAGATGATCGATCGCTGGACGACTCAAGCCGCCGATCAAATGGGACTTCCCGATGCCCAACCTCGGGCAGAGCAACAGAAATACCATGCTGTGTATGCCGTAGCGGTAGAAGCTTGGCTGCGGAAGTTCCTGCTCCAATGGCTGAATGTGGCTGGGGACAAAGAAGCAACCGAGGACTCATCAGCGCGATTACCAGCACCAGCCAACGATTCCCCTTCTTGA
- a CDS encoding TauD/TfdA family dioxygenase — protein sequence MQRMAMPSVSTDVQVVDCRGFDETTINLFLAPGPNPYQETEEFLFDCEMRADEMPRYVRRALLEFQVRSNPEGILLLRGLPIDPSLYHVHTPLNAQRSIEKTTFVSERCLAMIGSRLGHLVSYIQEKNGDLFQNLAPVKEQEQIQSSGGSKTRLQFHRETVFHPYAPEYLLLFCLRPDHERLAETTYASITQALPLLSEPQRDLLFQPLYRTGIDYSFGNLQTIKGNGPVLPVLYGNRHDPFLNYDEDLMEAITDEARAALEALKQAIAQVYRGIKLDVGDLLCIDNRRTVHGRSSFAPRYDGFDRWLQRSFVVRDLGESAVDRNPGERIIRTLF from the coding sequence ATGCAAAGGATGGCAATGCCGTCAGTCTCCACTGATGTGCAGGTGGTAGACTGCCGAGGCTTTGACGAGACCACGATCAATCTATTTCTGGCACCTGGACCAAATCCGTATCAAGAAACAGAAGAGTTCTTATTTGATTGTGAAATGCGGGCTGATGAGATGCCCCGGTATGTACGACGTGCACTACTAGAGTTTCAAGTGCGATCGAACCCAGAAGGAATTTTGCTGTTGCGGGGCTTACCGATTGATCCTAGTCTATATCACGTGCACACGCCCTTGAATGCGCAACGATCGATCGAGAAAACAACCTTTGTCAGTGAGCGCTGTTTAGCGATGATTGGTAGCCGTTTAGGGCATCTAGTTTCGTATATTCAAGAGAAGAACGGCGATCTATTTCAAAATCTGGCCCCTGTGAAAGAACAGGAACAAATTCAATCATCAGGTGGTTCTAAAACGCGGTTACAGTTTCATCGCGAAACCGTCTTCCATCCCTATGCGCCAGAGTATTTACTGCTGTTCTGTTTGCGTCCCGATCACGAGCGACTGGCTGAAACTACTTATGCCAGCATTACACAAGCGCTACCGTTGCTTTCTGAACCACAACGGGATTTGTTGTTTCAACCGCTCTATCGCACTGGTATTGACTATTCCTTTGGCAACCTGCAAACTATCAAGGGAAATGGCCCGGTTTTACCTGTGCTCTATGGCAATCGTCATGATCCGTTTTTGAATTATGACGAAGATTTGATGGAAGCCATTACAGATGAAGCCCGAGCGGCACTGGAAGCGCTGAAGCAGGCAATTGCGCAAGTCTATCGCGGTATTAAGTTAGATGTGGGCGATTTACTCTGTATTGACAATCGCCGCACGGTCCACGGTCGATCGTCGTTTGCCCCCCGCTATGATGGCTTCGATCGCTGGTTACAACGGTCGTTTGTCGTGCGAGATTTGGGAGAATCGGCGGTCGATCGAAATCCAGGAGAGCGCATTATTCGCACCCTGTTCTAG
- a CDS encoding peroxiredoxin: MLRRSVLKYILTFCWVLLVFLSITPAASALGGPQPPLNQPAPDFSLPTNSGDGMVSLSDYRGQWVVVYFYPKDFTPGCTLEARRFQQDLPKYLARNTQILGISADDVGSHAEFCDSEGLKFPLLADRQGIVSKAYGSWMGYVSLRHTYVIDPDGILRASFLGVQPAVHSQEVLATLDELQARS; this comes from the coding sequence ATGCTACGTCGATCGGTTCTGAAGTACATCTTGACTTTCTGTTGGGTTCTCCTAGTTTTCTTGAGCATCACTCCAGCGGCCTCAGCCTTGGGAGGGCCACAGCCACCCCTGAACCAACCCGCACCTGATTTCAGCTTACCCACTAATTCAGGGGATGGAATGGTGTCGCTATCTGACTATCGCGGACAGTGGGTTGTTGTCTATTTTTATCCCAAAGACTTTACTCCAGGGTGCACTTTAGAAGCCCGGCGGTTTCAGCAAGATTTACCTAAATATTTAGCTCGTAACACCCAAATCTTAGGGATTAGCGCCGATGATGTTGGGTCTCATGCTGAATTTTGTGATTCTGAAGGCTTGAAGTTTCCACTCCTAGCCGATCGACAGGGTATAGTTAGCAAAGCCTATGGGTCTTGGATGGGCTATGTTTCTCTCCGTCACACTTACGTGATCGATCCAGACGGAATCTTACGAGCTAGCTTTTTAGGGGTTCAGCCTGCGGTGCACAGTCAAGAAGTATTGGCAACGCTAGATGAGTTGCAGGCAAGATCATAA
- a CDS encoding HlyD family type I secretion periplasmic adaptor subunit, whose protein sequence is MMDAQESPRLVTAPATARQTRQQFVNPEDYLSYELGKAVRELPPLYTRLLAGTLSAIVFGAIAWAHFSKVDEVAVTQGELIPSSQVRPVRALEGGVISEIRVQEGDQVAQGDVLMVQDPALSQAEVDRLSQSVDLIRQDINRLVAEQTGQTFTGNALQDNLLDARLREFDTRRSAAEAEAARYLAAIGEAEARLVRLQENLRNANTTLANAQEREARMRSLVDTEGAVPRFDYLEAKDRLTQAQDQVSSLEQEIAAQRQAIRQAEQAHQTAQQTVNRVRAERESEILSQLKQRQEELTSLEGQLAQAKIKSDGDTITAPISGRIYNIQATLAERTIEPGEELLSILPADQDLVLEVKVLNRDIGFIEVGMPAKIKLATFPFQEFGTIDGEVMHVSPNATVDKDLGLVFTARVKLDRTTMPVPVQQRDVQLVPGMSATAEIVTRQRSVLTFLLEPITRRFSEAFSTR, encoded by the coding sequence ATGATGGACGCTCAAGAATCGCCCCGACTCGTTACTGCTCCGGCAACTGCCCGCCAAACCCGTCAGCAGTTTGTGAATCCAGAAGACTACCTTTCCTATGAACTGGGCAAAGCAGTGCGGGAACTGCCACCGCTCTATACTCGGCTGTTGGCAGGCACCTTAAGTGCGATCGTGTTTGGAGCCATTGCTTGGGCCCATTTCAGCAAGGTCGATGAAGTGGCGGTAACGCAGGGCGAGTTAATTCCGTCTTCCCAAGTTCGACCCGTGCGGGCCCTTGAGGGCGGCGTGATTAGCGAAATTCGTGTTCAAGAAGGCGATCAGGTGGCGCAGGGCGATGTGTTGATGGTGCAAGACCCAGCCCTTTCGCAAGCAGAAGTCGATCGGCTGTCGCAATCGGTAGACCTGATTCGCCAAGATATCAATCGTTTAGTGGCGGAACAAACCGGGCAAACGTTCACAGGCAATGCTCTACAAGACAATTTATTAGACGCGCGATTGCGAGAATTTGATACCCGTCGATCGGCGGCGGAAGCCGAAGCTGCCCGTTATTTAGCCGCCATTGGCGAAGCCGAGGCACGGTTGGTCCGACTGCAAGAGAACCTTCGCAACGCCAATACTACCCTAGCGAATGCCCAAGAGCGAGAAGCCAGAATGCGATCGTTGGTTGACACGGAAGGAGCCGTGCCTCGCTTTGACTACCTCGAAGCCAAAGATCGATTAACACAGGCGCAAGATCAGGTCAGTTCGCTGGAACAGGAAATTGCTGCACAGCGACAAGCCATTCGGCAAGCAGAACAGGCCCACCAAACAGCGCAGCAAACAGTCAACCGAGTGAGGGCGGAACGCGAGAGCGAAATTTTGTCGCAACTAAAGCAACGCCAAGAAGAACTAACCAGTCTAGAAGGGCAGTTGGCTCAGGCCAAAATCAAATCAGACGGGGATACAATTACCGCGCCTATTTCTGGACGAATTTACAATATCCAAGCCACCTTAGCCGAACGCACGATCGAACCCGGCGAAGAACTGCTCTCTATCTTGCCTGCTGATCAGGACTTGGTATTAGAGGTGAAAGTGCTCAACCGCGACATTGGCTTCATCGAAGTTGGGATGCCTGCCAAAATTAAACTGGCGACCTTTCCGTTTCAAGAATTTGGCACGATCGACGGTGAAGTCATGCACGTTAGCCCCAATGCCACTGTAGACAAAGATCTGGGGCTGGTGTTTACAGCCCGAGTCAAGCTCGATCGCACTACTATGCCCGTTCCGGTGCAGCAACGGGATGTGCAACTGGTTCCCGGCATGAGCGCCACCGCCGAAATTGTCACCCGCCAACGATCGGTATTGACCTTCTTGCTAGAGCCAATCACTCGCCGCTTCAGCGAAGCCTTCTCAACGCGATGA
- a CDS encoding class I SAM-dependent methyltransferase, protein MAETLTKLAYQTFQQGKSYFGLAHKTLSTQLLNVLAPDAKREIEPLSTELLLQLQQRLNDLLERDWLDAEQGVYPASLLFDNPWEDFFRYYPQVWLDMPKIWQRVSEKRYQDFSPTVRLSGYPAYYVQNFHHQTDGYLSDQSANLYDLQVEILFNGTADAMRRRVLSPLKRGLESFAVAPHQLRVLDVACGTGRMLRQIRGMLPNASLYGIDLSPAYLRKANQLLSELPGELPQLIQANAEELPYLDNYFHGVVSVFLFHELPPEVRQTVIEQCFRVLQPGGVFVICDSIQLSDSPEMAPAMRNFATMFHEPYYRHYTTDDLGDRLEEAGFSAVQSETHFMSKYWIARKAAQAETTVNS, encoded by the coding sequence ATGGCCGAGACTCTGACAAAGCTGGCATATCAAACCTTCCAGCAAGGTAAAAGTTACTTTGGGCTTGCTCACAAAACCTTGAGCACGCAACTGTTAAATGTGTTAGCCCCCGACGCTAAGCGTGAAATTGAACCGCTTTCCACTGAACTGCTGCTCCAACTTCAGCAGCGCTTGAATGATTTGCTGGAGCGCGATTGGCTGGATGCAGAACAAGGCGTTTATCCTGCCAGCCTATTGTTCGATAATCCCTGGGAAGATTTCTTCCGCTACTATCCGCAGGTCTGGTTAGATATGCCCAAAATTTGGCAACGGGTGAGTGAAAAACGCTATCAAGATTTCTCGCCCACTGTGCGCCTGTCCGGCTATCCTGCCTACTATGTGCAAAACTTTCATCACCAAACAGATGGCTATCTAAGCGATCAGTCAGCGAATCTCTATGATCTTCAGGTTGAGATTTTGTTCAATGGTACGGCGGATGCTATGCGACGACGGGTTTTGTCGCCCTTGAAGCGCGGTCTTGAAAGTTTTGCTGTGGCTCCCCATCAACTGCGAGTGCTGGATGTGGCTTGCGGAACAGGACGAATGTTGCGACAAATTCGAGGCATGTTGCCCAATGCTTCGCTGTATGGGATTGACCTCTCTCCTGCCTACCTACGCAAGGCCAATCAACTGCTATCAGAATTACCAGGCGAATTGCCGCAACTGATTCAAGCCAATGCCGAAGAATTACCCTATTTAGATAATTACTTTCATGGAGTTGTTTCGGTTTTTCTATTCCATGAATTGCCGCCAGAAGTACGGCAAACGGTGATTGAGCAGTGCTTCCGAGTGCTGCAACCGGGTGGGGTATTCGTCATTTGTGACTCGATTCAACTCAGCGATTCTCCCGAAATGGCCCCCGCTATGCGTAATTTTGCCACGATGTTCCATGAGCCATACTATCGTCACTACACAACGGATGATTTGGGCGATCGTCTAGAAGAAGCAGGATTTTCAGCCGTACAATCGGAAACTCACTTTATGAGCAAGTATTGGATTGCTCGTAAAGCTGCCCAAGCCGAGACTACGGTTAATTCCTAG
- a CDS encoding septal ring lytic transglycosylase RlpA family protein has translation MKLPVLVCKLSAASAIAVLGSADPAHAGSQCGTAAYYDQGTVTANGEAFDPGALTAAHPWLPLNSWVTVVDQDTGISTEVRINDRGPWDGERILDMTPAVINIIDPNQTSDLRQVCIYW, from the coding sequence ATGAAATTACCTGTGCTCGTTTGCAAGCTATCAGCAGCCTCTGCGATCGCCGTACTGGGTTCCGCTGACCCAGCCCACGCCGGTAGCCAATGCGGTACGGCCGCTTACTACGACCAAGGAACCGTTACAGCAAATGGAGAAGCGTTTGATCCGGGTGCATTAACCGCCGCTCACCCATGGCTACCTCTTAATTCATGGGTAACAGTTGTGGATCAGGACACTGGCATTTCTACAGAGGTACGAATTAACGATCGCGGGCCGTGGGATGGCGAACGCATTTTAGATATGACACCAGCGGTGATTAATATCATTGATCCAAATCAAACCTCTGATCTGCGCCAGGTTTGCATTTATTGGTAA
- the cax gene encoding calcium/proton exchanger — protein MSIKDVIFSVLLVFIPISLAAEFLQWGALVVFVTACLAILPLAAWMGTATEAIAIVAGPSIGGLLNATFGNATELIIALVALKAGAVNVVKSSLTGSIISNLLLVLGFSMLLGGLRYKEQGFQSTVARINASAMNLAVIAILMPSVVNFTSAGVDEPVMQRLSTVVAIVLIIVYILTLLFSMRTHSYLYDVGLAGEDNDVAANGSKPNLFLWIGVLLGVTVLVAVESELLVGALESATKQLGLTELFTAVILLPIIGNAAEHATAVVVAIKNKMDLAMSVALGSSLQIALFVAPVLVLAGWGLHQPMDLNFNAFELVAVAVSVLIANSVSSDGRSNWLEGTLLLATYFVIGAAFFFHPVIDGIG, from the coding sequence ATGAGCATTAAAGATGTTATTTTCTCAGTCCTGTTGGTATTTATTCCTATTTCCCTGGCGGCTGAGTTCTTACAGTGGGGAGCGCTTGTTGTTTTTGTTACTGCGTGCCTAGCCATATTGCCGCTGGCTGCCTGGATGGGAACTGCTACTGAAGCAATTGCGATCGTAGCTGGGCCATCGATTGGGGGATTACTGAATGCTACGTTCGGCAACGCGACAGAATTAATTATTGCGCTAGTGGCGTTGAAGGCTGGGGCCGTCAATGTCGTCAAATCTAGCTTGACGGGTTCCATTATCAGTAACCTGCTACTAGTTCTAGGATTTTCCATGCTGCTGGGCGGTTTGCGCTATAAAGAGCAGGGGTTTCAGTCTACCGTTGCCCGCATCAATGCTTCTGCCATGAATTTAGCCGTTATTGCGATTTTGATGCCTTCGGTGGTGAATTTCACCTCTGCTGGCGTGGATGAACCCGTGATGCAGCGATTATCAACAGTGGTAGCGATCGTATTAATTATTGTGTATATTTTGACACTTTTGTTCTCCATGAGAACCCATAGCTACCTCTATGATGTGGGACTGGCTGGAGAAGACAACGACGTCGCCGCTAATGGATCTAAACCCAATCTCTTCCTTTGGATAGGAGTTTTGCTAGGAGTGACAGTGCTGGTAGCCGTGGAGTCTGAATTACTGGTGGGAGCGTTGGAGTCCGCTACGAAACAACTTGGGTTGACAGAACTATTTACCGCTGTGATTTTGCTCCCCATCATTGGCAATGCGGCTGAACATGCCACGGCTGTGGTAGTGGCCATAAAAAACAAAATGGATTTGGCAATGTCTGTAGCACTAGGGTCTAGCTTGCAAATTGCGCTGTTTGTAGCTCCGGTATTGGTACTAGCAGGCTGGGGGCTTCATCAACCGATGGACTTGAATTTTAATGCGTTTGAATTGGTTGCTGTGGCGGTATCAGTCCTCATTGCCAACTCGGTTAGCTCGGATGGGCGATCGAACTGGCTGGAAGGAACGTTGCTGCTGGCCACTTATTTTGTTATTGGAGCCGCTTTCTTTTTCCATCCTGTGATCGATGGAATTGGTTAG
- the dnaK gene encoding molecular chaperone DnaK — MPKVVGIDLGTTNSCVAVMEGGKPTVIANAEGFRTTPSVVAYAKNGDRLVGQIAKRQAVMNPDNTFYSVKRFIGRRYDEVTNELTEVSYKVLNVGGNVKLDCPAKGEQYAPEQISAEVLRKLKEDASKYLGEEVTQAVITVPAYFNDSQRQATKDAGRIAGLEVLRIINEPTAASLAYGLDKKNNETVLVFDLGGGTFDVSILEVGDGVFEVLATSGDTHLGGDDFDKKIVDYLAEEFRKTEGIDLRKDKQALQRLTEAAEKAKIELSSVTQTEINLPFITATQDGPKHLDMTLTRAKFEELCSDLIDRCRVPVENAMRDAKKDKNGIDEVVLVGGSTRIPAIQELVKRLLGRDPNQTVNPDEVVAVGAAIQGGVLAGEVKDILLLDVSPLSLGVETLGGVMTKIIPRNTTIPTKKSEVFSTAADGQTNVEIHVLQGEREMANDNKSLGTFRLDGIPPAPRGVPQIEVTFDIDANGILNVTAKDKGTGKAQSISITGASTLPKDDVERMVREAEQNASADKERREKIDLKNQADSLAYQAEKQMTELGDKVSAEDKAKVEGQVKDLREAVQQEDFDRIKSVSAELQQTLYTIGSNLYQGAGGTTPPEEGGPTGGAAPGGEDVIDAEFSEDK, encoded by the coding sequence ATGCCAAAAGTTGTTGGAATCGACTTAGGAACAACCAACTCATGTGTCGCAGTTATGGAAGGGGGAAAGCCCACCGTTATTGCTAACGCGGAAGGGTTTCGGACTACTCCCTCGGTTGTTGCCTATGCCAAAAATGGCGATCGTCTGGTGGGACAAATTGCCAAGCGCCAGGCCGTGATGAACCCAGACAACACCTTTTATTCGGTGAAGCGATTCATTGGTCGCCGCTATGACGAAGTGACAAATGAGTTGACGGAAGTTTCCTACAAAGTGCTGAATGTCGGCGGCAACGTCAAGTTGGATTGTCCTGCCAAAGGCGAACAGTATGCACCAGAGCAAATTTCGGCAGAGGTGCTGCGCAAACTCAAGGAAGATGCCAGTAAGTATCTGGGCGAAGAAGTTACTCAGGCGGTGATTACTGTTCCGGCCTACTTCAACGACTCGCAGCGGCAAGCGACCAAAGACGCGGGTCGGATCGCGGGGTTAGAAGTCCTACGAATCATTAACGAGCCAACGGCAGCGTCGCTGGCCTATGGCTTGGATAAGAAAAACAATGAAACCGTCCTAGTATTCGACCTGGGGGGTGGAACGTTTGACGTGTCCATCCTGGAAGTGGGCGACGGTGTGTTTGAAGTGTTGGCTACCTCTGGGGATACACATCTAGGTGGCGATGACTTTGACAAGAAAATTGTGGATTACCTAGCTGAGGAGTTCCGCAAGACCGAAGGCATTGACCTGCGCAAAGACAAGCAAGCCCTGCAACGCCTGACCGAAGCGGCTGAAAAAGCCAAGATTGAGTTATCTAGCGTAACTCAAACTGAAATTAACTTGCCGTTTATCACAGCCACGCAGGATGGGCCGAAACACCTGGACATGACCCTGACTCGTGCCAAGTTTGAAGAGCTTTGTTCAGACTTAATCGATCGCTGTCGTGTTCCCGTTGAGAACGCCATGCGCGATGCCAAGAAAGACAAAAATGGTATCGATGAAGTGGTGCTGGTTGGTGGTTCTACCCGCATCCCGGCGATTCAAGAACTGGTGAAGCGGCTTCTGGGCAGAGACCCCAACCAAACCGTGAACCCAGATGAAGTGGTTGCCGTGGGTGCAGCCATTCAAGGCGGTGTTTTGGCAGGCGAAGTCAAAGATATTCTGCTGCTTGACGTATCACCCCTGTCTCTGGGTGTGGAAACGCTGGGCGGTGTGATGACGAAGATCATTCCTCGCAACACGACCATTCCGACCAAGAAGTCTGAGGTGTTTTCCACCGCTGCTGATGGTCAAACCAATGTAGAAATTCACGTTCTACAGGGCGAGCGGGAAATGGCAAATGACAACAAGAGCTTAGGAACCTTCCGGTTAGACGGTATTCCTCCCGCTCCGCGTGGCGTACCGCAGATTGAAGTCACCTTTGACATCGACGCAAACGGTATTCTTAACGTCACAGCGAAGGATAAAGGCACTGGTAAAGCGCAGTCAATCAGCATCACCGGAGCTTCGACCCTGCCCAAGGACGATGTGGAGCGTATGGTTCGTGAAGCCGAGCAAAATGCCTCTGCCGACAAAGAACGTCGTGAGAAGATTGACCTGAAGAACCAGGCGGATTCCCTAGCTTACCAAGCTGAGAAACAAATGACCGAATTGGGTGATAAGGTTTCTGCTGAAGATAAAGCCAAGGTGGAAGGTCAAGTTAAGGATCTGCGCGAAGCTGTACAGCAAGAAGACTTCGATCGCATCAAGTCTGTCTCTGCTGAGCTTCAGCAAACCCTATATACCATTGGCAGCAACCTGTATCAGGGCGCTGGCGGCACAACCCCTCCTGAAGAGGGTGGTCCCACAGGGGGAGCCGCTCCCGGTGGTGAAGATGTGATCGACGCTGAATTCTCAGAAGACAAGTAG